A single window of Desulfovibrio sp. G11 DNA harbors:
- a CDS encoding GGDEF domain-containing protein, producing MLLVITSIFSTALFTVFVFHHYLSSDLNYRILSRSDAIFSLLLSRIPAQSVTDINTPDDSHEILYKRVQTLLDGVRKTTAVRYLYTAKRNAEGRAIYVVDGLPPDSEDFRQAGNLIEDEVAPVANICLDGKSFLGTKVMDTSWGKIIPACEPIKLNGITVGALIIEFDVNSFAESARRSSLICLAFSIGFAMAAATVTTWLLRKLSVPLYRKLAYTDLLTGTLNRNAFEEKIRKIDEECRQDGLVILTCDINMLKTINDQGGHAAGDAHICALARLLENHLMAFGKTYRIGGDEFASLLYNLPPEKLEEKMKNLFSLTQKMQISGFRLEFAYGMAQFDSRQDKDVQNTLKRADARMYAHKSLLKQTGSNTL from the coding sequence TTGCTGTTGGTCATAACATCCATATTTTCCACAGCGTTATTCACTGTTTTTGTTTTCCATCACTATCTTTCCTCTGATCTCAATTACAGGATACTGAGCCGCTCGGACGCCATTTTTTCCTTGCTGCTAAGCCGTATCCCGGCCCAGAGCGTCACTGACATCAATACTCCTGACGACAGTCACGAAATTTTATACAAACGGGTACAAACCCTTCTTGATGGAGTGCGCAAAACCACGGCCGTACGCTACCTGTACACAGCAAAGCGTAACGCCGAAGGCCGGGCCATCTATGTCGTTGATGGTCTGCCGCCTGACTCTGAAGATTTTCGGCAAGCGGGAAATCTCATTGAGGACGAAGTGGCACCTGTGGCAAACATCTGTCTTGACGGCAAGTCCTTCCTTGGAACAAAGGTAATGGACACCTCCTGGGGCAAAATCATTCCCGCCTGTGAGCCCATCAAACTGAACGGCATTACAGTCGGCGCGCTGATTATCGAGTTTGACGTCAACTCCTTTGCTGAAAGCGCACGGCGCTCTTCATTGATCTGCCTGGCCTTTTCCATTGGCTTTGCCATGGCGGCGGCCACAGTCACCACATGGCTTTTGCGTAAACTTTCCGTCCCCCTTTACAGAAAACTGGCCTACACCGACCTGCTTACGGGAACACTCAACCGCAATGCCTTTGAAGAAAAAATCCGCAAGATCGATGAAGAATGCCGGCAAGATGGCCTGGTCATACTGACCTGTGACATCAACATGCTCAAAACAATCAACGATCAGGGCGGCCATGCGGCTGGAGATGCCCATATCTGCGCTCTGGCCCGTCTGCTGGAAAACCACCTCATGGCTTTTGGAAAAACATACCGCATCGGCGGCGATGAATTCGCTTCGCTGCTGTACAACCTTCCGCCAGAAAAACTGGAAGAGAAAATGAAAAACTTGTTTTCTCTGACACAAAAAATGCAGATCAGCGGTTTTCGCCTTGAATTCGCCTACGGAATGGCCCAGTTTGACTCCAGGCAGGACAAGGACGTGCAAAATACCCTGAAACGCGCGGATGCCAGAATGTACGCCCACAAAAGCCTGCTCAAACAAACGGGAAGTAATACTCTATAA
- a CDS encoding Crp/Fnr family transcriptional regulator: MENCYLHTFTMQDVKMLGKERPELLLNLCQSYATKVTLLSQHLVSLSLESQLTRVCKYLASRLVPGSVPLRARRDLSYREMADLLGMHRISLYKVMRQAQDQGLWDFDKNSDEIVILQPAVFFEEAHTMPPLA; the protein is encoded by the coding sequence ATGGAAAACTGCTATCTGCACACATTTACCATGCAGGACGTGAAAATGCTCGGCAAAGAGCGGCCTGAGCTGTTGCTCAATCTTTGTCAGAGCTATGCAACCAAGGTGACGCTGCTTTCGCAGCACCTGGTGTCTCTAAGTCTGGAATCCCAACTGACCAGGGTGTGTAAATATCTTGCTTCACGTCTGGTTCCCGGTTCTGTTCCCTTGCGGGCCAGGCGGGATCTTTCGTATCGGGAGATGGCCGACTTGCTTGGTATGCACCGCATTTCACTCTACAAGGTCATGCGGCAGGCCCAGGATCAGGGTTTGTGGGACTTTGATAAAAACAGCGATGAAATTGTCATTCTGCAGCCAGCGGTTTTTTTTGAAGAGGCGCATACCATGCCACCTTTGGCCTGA
- the recJ gene encoding single-stranded-DNA-specific exonuclease RecJ, with product MKNWLFRTPPAGGPVCLPASWAEELSISPLLLEVLWRRGFSHKQAINAFLDARLDSLTPPHRWPQMPEAAQLLADELLAGKKLAVWGDYDVDGITASTLVLDVLESHGIEALWHIPDRRTEGYGLNVKQIDALAAQGCRILLTVDCGIADVDAVNHARRIGMTVVVSDHHLPQDDLPPAHALCNPRMCPEESLPCPHLAGVGVAFYLMGAVNAALAPHTGKKHRMDKCLDLVALGTLADIMPLTSENRILVRGGLGHLADASRPGIAALKVASGMDAKTRLTSGQVSFQLVPRINAAGRIGDGGLALRLLRQKDFSSALPLAQQLDQLNTERKQAENTIHSEARAQVLDMLSREPRASLVLYGQDWHPGIVGIVASRIVEEFYRPTIILCQDQGSLKGSGRSVREFDLHAGLCQTASSLSGFGGHRLAAGVRLPLENLARFRTEFENFVAQQLGTNPLSPSLTLECQLDFAQASNQSFLKELEMLQPFGPGNAEPVFASPPLLVKERSPLGRGGEHVRLRLQDEQSGLILTAKAWRMAQTLTASMIGKRIRVAYTPRLDTYNGITSVDVGIKDWQPAS from the coding sequence GTGAAAAACTGGCTTTTTCGTACGCCGCCCGCAGGCGGTCCCGTCTGTCTGCCCGCTTCCTGGGCAGAAGAGCTTTCCATTTCCCCCCTTCTACTGGAGGTGCTCTGGAGGCGTGGCTTTTCGCATAAACAGGCCATCAATGCCTTTCTGGATGCCCGCCTTGACAGCCTGACCCCGCCGCACCGCTGGCCCCAGATGCCTGAAGCCGCCCAATTGCTGGCAGACGAACTGCTGGCCGGCAAAAAGCTGGCTGTGTGGGGCGACTACGATGTGGATGGAATAACAGCTTCCACCCTGGTGCTGGACGTACTGGAAAGCCACGGCATTGAGGCTCTCTGGCATATTCCTGACCGGAGGACGGAAGGATACGGGCTGAATGTGAAACAGATCGATGCGCTGGCCGCGCAGGGTTGCCGCATATTGCTCACCGTTGACTGCGGCATTGCCGATGTAGATGCCGTAAACCATGCACGGCGGATCGGCATGACCGTTGTAGTATCCGACCACCACCTGCCCCAGGACGACCTGCCCCCCGCCCACGCCCTTTGTAATCCCCGGATGTGCCCTGAAGAATCCCTGCCTTGCCCCCATCTGGCAGGCGTGGGCGTGGCCTTTTATCTTATGGGAGCCGTCAACGCGGCCCTGGCTCCGCATACGGGCAAGAAGCACAGAATGGATAAGTGCCTTGACCTTGTAGCTTTGGGAACACTGGCCGATATCATGCCCCTGACCAGCGAAAACCGCATTCTGGTGCGTGGCGGCCTTGGTCATCTTGCCGACGCCTCCCGTCCGGGCATAGCCGCGCTCAAGGTTGCCAGCGGTATGGACGCCAAAACACGGCTCACCAGCGGGCAGGTAAGCTTTCAGCTTGTACCGCGCATCAATGCCGCAGGACGCATTGGCGATGGAGGGTTGGCCCTCCGCCTTTTGCGGCAGAAAGACTTTTCTTCCGCCCTGCCCCTGGCCCAGCAGCTCGACCAGCTCAATACCGAACGCAAACAGGCGGAAAACACCATCCATAGCGAGGCCCGCGCCCAGGTTCTGGACATGCTCTCCCGCGAACCAAGAGCCAGCCTTGTCCTGTATGGGCAGGACTGGCATCCGGGCATCGTGGGCATTGTGGCCTCGCGGATTGTGGAAGAATTCTACAGGCCCACCATCATTCTCTGCCAGGATCAGGGCAGCCTGAAAGGGTCCGGCCGTTCTGTGCGGGAATTTGACTTGCACGCGGGTTTATGCCAGACCGCCAGCAGCCTTTCGGGGTTCGGCGGTCACAGGCTGGCCGCAGGCGTTCGCCTGCCCCTGGAAAACCTGGCCCGCTTTCGCACGGAATTTGAAAATTTCGTTGCCCAACAGCTTGGCACAAATCCCCTCAGCCCCAGCCTGACGCTGGAATGCCAACTGGATTTCGCCCAGGCCAGCAACCAGAGTTTTCTTAAAGAACTGGAGATGCTCCAGCCTTTTGGCCCGGGCAATGCCGAACCGGTCTTTGCCTCGCCGCCGCTTCTGGTCAAGGAGCGCTCGCCTCTGGGGCGCGGCGGCGAACACGTGCGTCTGCGCCTTCAGGACGAACAGAGCGGCCTCATCCTTACAGCCAAGGCCTGGCGCATGGCCCAAACGCTGACAGCTTCAATGATCGGCAAGCGCATCCGCGTAGCTTACACTCCCCGCCTTGATACCTACAACGGCATAACGTCCGTTGATGTGGGCATCAAGGATTGGCAACCCGCATCCTGA